In a genomic window of Phalacrocorax aristotelis chromosome 8, bGulAri2.1, whole genome shotgun sequence:
- the FCHSD1 gene encoding F-BAR and double SH3 domains protein 1: protein MQPPPRKVKLTQEVRVHLLEQLSGLQGRQQRDAELLEDIRSYSKQRATIDREYGQALQRLASQFVKRDWQRGRGEASDTRSTVAVWKGIIEGTAHAGQLHVAASESYRALATEATRTTRLSKERMLKKSTERLQKAQAELLETVKELDKAKKQFTHLQRSIEVAKDKAADVEARLRKSDRRIFHTKASLQKLSAKFSAQLAEHSRQLAGVQNEYAFALVSATAHLEHYQRVELPTAMQALDGDLYERLREHLSVASRTEVETCQATRDWFQGVAEASMQVCREQDLLLFLQDHPTFALAPEQCFQLAGVEEVCLLPPGDDGASLEKEARRWATRVARDCKNKAHSEEVLQQLEARRQQVPETEVATMERRMEEARENIRKAEVSRVKAEARLALLRAAGLDVDAWLSGAIVGTGKEAPAGLDLAEFDDYEDSDEPDEGDEPGPTARTYPYTCRVIFRYQGCQADELSITQGEELEVIEDGDAEEWVKARNKMGQVGYVPEKYLLSLGSEPGAGAGPPGPSALHRQLSSIMAAELVLEPGAWLVRALYDYEGQSPEELSFPEGAIIRVLPHAPGEVDDGFWTGDFDGRIGVFPSLVVEELTGGQGAAGQELPSPSPPPFSPPGLVPGTSLAPSPSPEMSLGGRRQDSMDSGQSSPDMAATRLRPLRAPPPPPGRAPEPNPELHFS from the exons ATGCAGCCGCCGCCTCGCAAG GTGAAGCTCACCCAGGAGGTGCGGGTCCACCTCCTCGAGCAGCTCTCTggcctgcagggcaggcagcagcgggACGCCGAGCTGCTGGAGGACATCAG GTCCTACAGCAAGCAGAGGGCCACCATTGACAGGGAGTATGGGCAG GCACTGCAGAGACTGGCAAGCCAGTTCGTGAAGAGAGACTGGCAGCGGGGCCGCGGCGAGGCCAGCGACACGAG GAGCACCGTTGCTGTCTGGAAGGGCATCATTGAGGGGACTGCACATGCAGGGCAGCTCCATGTTGCTGCCTCAGAGAGCTACCGTGCCCTTGCCACGGAGGCCACCCGGACCACCCGCCTCTCCAAGGAGCGGATGCTCAAGAAG AGCACCGAGCGGCTGCAGAAGGCACAGGCGGAGCTGCTGGAGACAGTGAAGGAGCTGGACAAGGCAAAGAAGCAGTTCACTCACCTCCAGCGGAGCATTGAGGTGGCCAAGGACAAGGCAGCCGATGTAGAGGCTCG GCTTCGGAAGAGCGACCGAAGGATATTTCACACCAAGGCCAGCCTGCAAAAACTCAGTGCCAAG TTCTCAGCGCAGTTGGCCGAGCACTCGAGACAGCTTGCAGGGGTGCAGAATGAGTATGCCTTTGCCCTGGTGTCTGCCACTGCCCACCTGGAGCATTACCAGCGGGTAGAGCTGCCCACCGCCATGCAG GCGCTGGATGGTGACCTCTATGAGAGGCTGCGGGAGCACTTGTCAGTGGCCAGCCGGACAGAGGTGGAGACCTGCCAGGCCACGCGGGACTGGTTCCAGGGTGTTGCAGAGGCATCCATGCAG GTGTGCCGGGAGCAGgatctcctcctcttcctgcagGACCACCCCACCTTCGCCCTGGCCCCTGAGCAGTGCTTCCAGCTTGCCGGGGTGGAGGAG GTGTGCCTGCTGCCACCAGGGGACGATGGCgccagcctggagaaggaggcACGGCGTTGGGCTACACGGGTGGCTCGGGACTGCAAGAACAAGGCGCACAGTGAGGAG gtgctgcagcagctggaggccaggcgGCAGCAAGTCCCAGAGACAGAGGTGGCCACCATGGAGCGACGGATGGAAGAAGCAAGGGAAAACATCCGGAAGGCAGAG GTCAGCCGGGTGAAGGCAGAGGCACGGCTCGCACTGCtgcgggcagcagggctggatgtAGATGCTTGGTTGTCAGGGGCCATAGTGGGGACAGGCAAAGAGGCACCTGCAGGTCTGGATCTGGCCGAGTTCGATGACTACGAGGACAGCGATGAGCCGGATGAGGGTGATGAGCCCGGTCCCACTGCCCGCACCTACCCCTACACCTGCCGGGTGATCTTCAGGTACCAG ggctgccaggCGGACGAGCTGTCCATCACCCAGGGCGAGGAGCTGGAGGTCATCGAGGACGGTGATGCAGAGGAGTGGGTGAAG GCTCGGAACAAGATGGGCCAGGTCGGTTATGTCCCTGAAAAGTACCTGCTGTCCCTGGGCAGCGAgccgggggctggggctggccccCCAGGACCCTCTGCCCTGCACCGCCAGCTCTCCAGCATcatggctgcagagctggtgctggagcCCGGAG CCTGGCTGGTGCGAGCCCTGTACGACTATGAGGGGCAGAGCCCTGAGGAGCTGAGCTTTCCTGAGGGGGCCATCATCCGGGTGCTGCCCCACGCCCCCGGTGAGGTGGACGATGGCTTCTGGACAGGCGACTTCGATGGCCGCATCGGCGTCTTCCCCTCCCTGGTGGTGGAGGAGCTCACTGGGGGCCAGGGGGCAGCCGGGCAG GAGCTGCCATCACCCTCCCCACCGCCCTTCTCCCCTCCCGGCCTTGTGCCTGGGACCAGcctggcccccagcccctctcccgaAATGTCACTTGGAG GTCGTAGGCAGGACAGCATGGACAGTGGGCAGAGCTCTCCAGACATGGCAGCCACCCGCCTCCGGCCG CTCCgtgccccgcccccgccgcccggcagAGCCCCTGAGCCCAACCCCGAGCTGCACTTCAGCTGA
- the RELL2 gene encoding RELT-like protein 2 isoform X1 yields the protein MAVEEAPEESGQEIRMSDQNSTNDGESDPQHSLSMVFLLVLVFFIMGLVGFLICHVLKKKGYRCRTFRDELDPDNKDVLAELQANEEEELNEDTVEKIVRCIIQNEANAEALKEMLGDNEGDIPVPVPSLCPHRNSQDGGPPHHHTVHLGSTQAPCIHCSKRKRHPLHRQGRSKDGKGRMHPGETTVFSVGRFRVTHIGKKPTFHEQQDSPLPDGSREPSMEELEHSSDRLQRERAHNGTVPASGLQNGDVQKGAQSSKGGEQSHSTTPALNTPASSGTRNSRRAGKGSGVAGSLQDAGTAPGSASRQRKLLSHQVLGGSSPSIPRELVQEEASICLEETGLGSADEVSDIHGSLSLHEQADELGRDDSSRKQPGVEDMGQQEPSITVQDRGATV from the exons ATGGCTGTGGAGGAGGCACCAGAAGAAAGCGGGCAAGAG ATCCGCATGTCAGACCAGAACAGCACCAACGATGGGGAGTCAgacccccagcacagcctgtcTATGGTCTTTCTCCTTGTCCTTGTCTTCTTCATCATGGGGCTGGTGGGTTTCCTGATCTGCCATGTCCTGAAGAAGAAGGGTTACCGGTGCCGGACTTTTCGGGATGAGCTCGACCCAGATAACAAAGATGTGCTGGCGGAGCTCCAGGCCA atgAAGAGGAGGAGCTGAATGAGGACACTGTGGAGAAGATTGTGAGATGCATCATCCAAAATGAAG caaATGCAGAGGCCCTCAAGGAGATGCTGGGGGACAATGAAGGGGACATCCCAGTGCCAGTGCCCAG CCTTTGTCCTCATCGTAACAGCCAGGACGGGGGCCCACCACATCACCACACAGTGCATCTGGGCTCCACGCAGGCCCCCTGCATCCACTGCAGCAAGAGAAAGAGGCACCCACTGCATCGGCAAGGACGGTCCAAGGATGGCAAAGGCAGGATGCATCCTGGAGAGACCACCGTCTTCTCAGTGGGCAG GTTTCGTGTCACACACATCGGGAAGAAACCCACTTTCCATGAGCAACAGGACAGTCCCCTGCCTGATGGCAGCAGGGAGCCAAGcatggaggagctggagcacagcagcGACAGGCTCCAGCGGGAGCGGGCTCACAATGGGACTGTCCCTGCAAGTGGCCTGCAGAATGGAGATGTCCAGAAGGGTGCCCAAAGCAGCAagggtggggagcagagccactccaccaccccagccctgaACACACCAGCCAGCTCCGGCACTCGCAACAGCAGGCGGGCGGGGAAGGGGTCTGGCGTGGCAGGCTCACTGCAGGATGCTGGCACTGCTCCTGGGAGTGCAAGCCGCCAGAGGAAGCTCCTGAGCCATCAGGTGCTGGGAGGGTCAAGTCCTAGCATCCCAAGAGAGCTGGTACAGGAAGAAGCCAGCAtctgcctggaggagactggACTGGGGTCAGCAGATGAAGTGTCTGATATTCACGGGAGCCTGAGTCTGCATGAACAGGCTGATGAGTTGGGAAGAgatgacagcagcagaaaacagccTGGAGTGGAGGACATGGGGCAGCAG GAGCCCAGCATCACAGTGCAGGACCGAGGAGCAACCGTGTGA
- the RELL2 gene encoding RELT-like protein 2 isoform X2, with protein MSDQNSTNDGESDPQHSLSMVFLLVLVFFIMGLVGFLICHVLKKKGYRCRTFRDELDPDNKDVLAELQANEEEELNEDTVEKIVRCIIQNEANAEALKEMLGDNEGDIPVPVPSLCPHRNSQDGGPPHHHTVHLGSTQAPCIHCSKRKRHPLHRQGRSKDGKGRMHPGETTVFSVGRFRVTHIGKKPTFHEQQDSPLPDGSREPSMEELEHSSDRLQRERAHNGTVPASGLQNGDVQKGAQSSKGGEQSHSTTPALNTPASSGTRNSRRAGKGSGVAGSLQDAGTAPGSASRQRKLLSHQVLGGSSPSIPRELVQEEASICLEETGLGSADEVSDIHGSLSLHEQADELGRDDSSRKQPGVEDMGQQEPSITVQDRGATV; from the exons ATGTCAGACCAGAACAGCACCAACGATGGGGAGTCAgacccccagcacagcctgtcTATGGTCTTTCTCCTTGTCCTTGTCTTCTTCATCATGGGGCTGGTGGGTTTCCTGATCTGCCATGTCCTGAAGAAGAAGGGTTACCGGTGCCGGACTTTTCGGGATGAGCTCGACCCAGATAACAAAGATGTGCTGGCGGAGCTCCAGGCCA atgAAGAGGAGGAGCTGAATGAGGACACTGTGGAGAAGATTGTGAGATGCATCATCCAAAATGAAG caaATGCAGAGGCCCTCAAGGAGATGCTGGGGGACAATGAAGGGGACATCCCAGTGCCAGTGCCCAG CCTTTGTCCTCATCGTAACAGCCAGGACGGGGGCCCACCACATCACCACACAGTGCATCTGGGCTCCACGCAGGCCCCCTGCATCCACTGCAGCAAGAGAAAGAGGCACCCACTGCATCGGCAAGGACGGTCCAAGGATGGCAAAGGCAGGATGCATCCTGGAGAGACCACCGTCTTCTCAGTGGGCAG GTTTCGTGTCACACACATCGGGAAGAAACCCACTTTCCATGAGCAACAGGACAGTCCCCTGCCTGATGGCAGCAGGGAGCCAAGcatggaggagctggagcacagcagcGACAGGCTCCAGCGGGAGCGGGCTCACAATGGGACTGTCCCTGCAAGTGGCCTGCAGAATGGAGATGTCCAGAAGGGTGCCCAAAGCAGCAagggtggggagcagagccactccaccaccccagccctgaACACACCAGCCAGCTCCGGCACTCGCAACAGCAGGCGGGCGGGGAAGGGGTCTGGCGTGGCAGGCTCACTGCAGGATGCTGGCACTGCTCCTGGGAGTGCAAGCCGCCAGAGGAAGCTCCTGAGCCATCAGGTGCTGGGAGGGTCAAGTCCTAGCATCCCAAGAGAGCTGGTACAGGAAGAAGCCAGCAtctgcctggaggagactggACTGGGGTCAGCAGATGAAGTGTCTGATATTCACGGGAGCCTGAGTCTGCATGAACAGGCTGATGAGTTGGGAAGAgatgacagcagcagaaaacagccTGGAGTGGAGGACATGGGGCAGCAG GAGCCCAGCATCACAGTGCAGGACCGAGGAGCAACCGTGTGA
- the RELL2 gene encoding RELT-like protein 2 isoform X3, with amino-acid sequence MTPEWVRLHRSWGDVCCNGCGGGTRRKRARDEEEELNEDTVEKIVRCIIQNEANAEALKEMLGDNEGDIPVPVPSLCPHRNSQDGGPPHHHTVHLGSTQAPCIHCSKRKRHPLHRQGRSKDGKGRMHPGETTVFSVGRFRVTHIGKKPTFHEQQDSPLPDGSREPSMEELEHSSDRLQRERAHNGTVPASGLQNGDVQKGAQSSKGGEQSHSTTPALNTPASSGTRNSRRAGKGSGVAGSLQDAGTAPGSASRQRKLLSHQVLGGSSPSIPRELVQEEASICLEETGLGSADEVSDIHGSLSLHEQADELGRDDSSRKQPGVEDMGQQEPSITVQDRGATV; translated from the exons atgACCCCTGAGTGGGTGCGTTTGCATCGTTCGTGGGGTGACGTCTGTTGTAATGGCTGTGGAGGAGGCACCAGAAGAAAGCGGGCAAGAG atgAAGAGGAGGAGCTGAATGAGGACACTGTGGAGAAGATTGTGAGATGCATCATCCAAAATGAAG caaATGCAGAGGCCCTCAAGGAGATGCTGGGGGACAATGAAGGGGACATCCCAGTGCCAGTGCCCAG CCTTTGTCCTCATCGTAACAGCCAGGACGGGGGCCCACCACATCACCACACAGTGCATCTGGGCTCCACGCAGGCCCCCTGCATCCACTGCAGCAAGAGAAAGAGGCACCCACTGCATCGGCAAGGACGGTCCAAGGATGGCAAAGGCAGGATGCATCCTGGAGAGACCACCGTCTTCTCAGTGGGCAG GTTTCGTGTCACACACATCGGGAAGAAACCCACTTTCCATGAGCAACAGGACAGTCCCCTGCCTGATGGCAGCAGGGAGCCAAGcatggaggagctggagcacagcagcGACAGGCTCCAGCGGGAGCGGGCTCACAATGGGACTGTCCCTGCAAGTGGCCTGCAGAATGGAGATGTCCAGAAGGGTGCCCAAAGCAGCAagggtggggagcagagccactccaccaccccagccctgaACACACCAGCCAGCTCCGGCACTCGCAACAGCAGGCGGGCGGGGAAGGGGTCTGGCGTGGCAGGCTCACTGCAGGATGCTGGCACTGCTCCTGGGAGTGCAAGCCGCCAGAGGAAGCTCCTGAGCCATCAGGTGCTGGGAGGGTCAAGTCCTAGCATCCCAAGAGAGCTGGTACAGGAAGAAGCCAGCAtctgcctggaggagactggACTGGGGTCAGCAGATGAAGTGTCTGATATTCACGGGAGCCTGAGTCTGCATGAACAGGCTGATGAGTTGGGAAGAgatgacagcagcagaaaacagccTGGAGTGGAGGACATGGGGCAGCAG GAGCCCAGCATCACAGTGCAGGACCGAGGAGCAACCGTGTGA